The following are encoded in a window of Mycobacteroides chelonae CCUG 47445 genomic DNA:
- the metF gene encoding methylenetetrahydrofolate reductase [NAD(P)H], translated as MTTNPLDHDASVAELQDPGSIADRLAGVQPGDVAFSVEFMPPRDEAAEARLWRAARVFERYQPVFVSVTYGAGGSTRDRTVRVTGELAENTTLLPVAHLTAVGHTVDELRAMVGAYVDRGITNILALRGDPAGDVNAEWIPHPGGLTYAEELVRLVRDLGDFHVGVASFPEGHPQAIDLERDTANLVNKLRAGAEYSITQMFFDVDDYLRLRDRVVAADPEQGAKPIVPGLMPITSLRSVRRQVELSSSTLPAALEERLLRAAGDGPEENRDEVRKVGVDVTTSMAARLLAEGVPCLHFMTLNFARATSEVLENLGVRVTPGTGRA; from the coding sequence GTGACAACCAACCCGCTCGACCATGACGCATCGGTCGCCGAGCTGCAGGATCCGGGGTCGATCGCCGATCGACTGGCCGGGGTTCAGCCTGGCGATGTCGCGTTCTCGGTGGAGTTCATGCCGCCTCGTGACGAGGCCGCCGAGGCGCGGTTGTGGCGAGCGGCAAGAGTTTTCGAGCGGTATCAGCCGGTGTTCGTCTCGGTGACCTATGGAGCGGGTGGCTCCACCCGTGATCGCACGGTGCGGGTGACCGGTGAGCTGGCCGAGAACACCACCTTGCTGCCGGTTGCGCACCTGACGGCCGTCGGGCACACCGTCGATGAGTTGCGTGCCATGGTGGGCGCATATGTGGACCGTGGCATCACCAATATCCTTGCCCTGCGGGGCGATCCAGCTGGGGATGTGAATGCTGAATGGATTCCGCACCCCGGTGGCCTGACCTATGCCGAGGAATTGGTGCGGCTGGTTCGTGACCTGGGCGACTTCCACGTGGGTGTCGCTTCTTTCCCGGAGGGCCATCCGCAGGCGATCGATCTGGAGCGCGACACAGCCAATCTGGTGAACAAGCTGCGGGCCGGAGCGGAGTACTCCATCACCCAGATGTTTTTCGACGTCGACGACTACCTGCGGCTGCGTGATCGGGTGGTGGCCGCCGACCCCGAACAGGGCGCCAAGCCGATCGTTCCCGGGCTGATGCCCATTACGTCGCTGCGGTCGGTGCGCAGGCAGGTGGAGCTCTCCTCGTCCACGCTGCCCGCTGCTCTGGAGGAACGGCTATTGCGTGCTGCTGGGGATGGCCCCGAGGAAAACCGCGACGAGGTCCGCAAGGTCGGTGTCGATGTCACCACATCGATGGCCGCCCGGCTACTCGCCGAGGGCGTTCCGTGCCTGCACTTCATGACCCTGAACTTCGCGCGGGCTACTTCCGAGGTGCTGGAGAACCTCGGAGTGCGGGTCACTCCGGGAACTGGTCGGGCGTAA
- a CDS encoding LppM family (lipo)protein, producing the protein MTSPGRAARIAAVLLLTTLPLLSGCVRVKASMTVTTDDHVSGQLIAVAKPQGKDDKGPQLERNMSFAQKVQVSEYEENGMVGSRAIFNDLTFAEVPQLAGMNKNAAGFDLTLRRNGDVVVLEGRADLTALEDTSDADVSLAISFPGDIESTNGEMLGSDAVQWKLTPGVVSTFTATSRYTDPSTRSFNGAAIFITISALLIGALVASLAWLDRDQSPRFTPDQFPE; encoded by the coding sequence ATGACTAGCCCTGGGCGTGCGGCGCGTATTGCCGCGGTGCTGTTGTTGACGACGCTGCCGCTGCTATCGGGATGCGTGCGCGTCAAGGCCTCGATGACCGTTACCACCGACGATCACGTCTCGGGGCAGCTTATCGCTGTCGCCAAACCGCAAGGTAAAGACGACAAGGGCCCTCAGCTCGAACGCAACATGTCCTTCGCCCAGAAGGTTCAGGTCAGCGAGTACGAAGAGAACGGCATGGTGGGCTCGCGCGCCATCTTCAACGATCTGACGTTCGCCGAAGTCCCTCAGCTGGCCGGGATGAACAAGAACGCCGCCGGCTTCGATCTCACCCTGCGCCGCAACGGCGATGTGGTGGTGCTGGAAGGCCGTGCCGATCTCACCGCACTGGAAGACACCTCAGATGCCGATGTGTCGCTGGCTATTTCGTTTCCCGGCGATATCGAATCCACCAACGGGGAGATGCTCGGCTCCGACGCCGTGCAGTGGAAACTCACTCCCGGCGTAGTCAGCACGTTCACCGCGACCTCCCGTTACACCGACCCCAGTACCCGTTCCTTCAATGGCGCCGCGATCTTCATCACGATTTCCGCCCTGCTGATCGGTGCCCTGGTTGCGTCCCTGGCCTGGCTGGACCGCGACCAATCCCCCCGGTTTACGCCCGACCAGTTCCCGGAGTGA
- a CDS encoding GNAT family N-acetyltransferase: MTTFLADLSQRDMQRRLSEALRVYVIAMGYPHGTEDQRAPMWLEHSRRRGWQAAAIFDSPADPVSDGAGSVQDRMDQARIVGIAYGYRGAADQWWHQQVSQGLRKSGVPRDHISALLDQYFELTELHVDPGLQGHGFGEALARRLLAGRSESHVLLSTPEITGESNRAWRLYRRLGFTDVIRQHQFAGDPRRFAVLGRALPLEPGYRQADVTAVWHDEPR, encoded by the coding sequence TTGACGACCTTCCTGGCCGACTTGTCGCAACGCGATATGCAGCGCAGGCTCAGCGAAGCGCTTCGTGTCTACGTCATCGCCATGGGCTATCCGCATGGCACCGAGGATCAGCGCGCTCCGATGTGGCTCGAACACAGCCGCAGACGGGGATGGCAGGCGGCCGCGATCTTTGATTCTCCGGCCGATCCGGTCTCTGACGGCGCCGGATCCGTCCAGGATCGCATGGACCAGGCGCGCATCGTCGGGATCGCCTATGGCTACCGCGGTGCCGCCGACCAGTGGTGGCACCAGCAGGTCAGCCAGGGGCTACGCAAGTCCGGGGTGCCCCGTGACCACATCAGCGCCCTGCTCGACCAGTACTTCGAGCTGACGGAGTTGCATGTCGACCCCGGGCTCCAGGGCCATGGTTTCGGCGAGGCGTTGGCGCGGAGGCTGCTGGCCGGTCGCTCCGAATCGCATGTGCTGCTGTCCACCCCTGAGATCACCGGCGAGTCCAACCGGGCGTGGCGGTTGTACCGCCGACTCGGGTTCACCGATGTCATCCGGCAGCACCAGTTCGCGGGAGACCCCCGGCGATTCGCGGTGCTTGGCCGGGCTTTGCCGCTGGAACCCGGATATCGACAGGCCGACGTGACCGCCGTCTGGCACGATGAGCCGCGATGA
- a CDS encoding DUF3040 domain-containing protein, with protein sequence MPLSEHEQRMLDQIESALYAEDPKFASSVRGGRLGATSGRRRLQGAALFCIGLAMLVIGVAVPATQIGNFPVLSVIGFVVMFGAAVFAIIGSRRSEASAAGQGGPGASSGRTRRPRAAGSFAQRMEERFRRRFDN encoded by the coding sequence ATGCCACTCTCCGAGCACGAGCAGCGCATGCTCGACCAGATCGAGAGCGCGCTGTACGCGGAGGACCCCAAGTTTGCGTCGAGCGTGCGCGGAGGACGCCTGGGCGCGACCTCCGGTCGCCGTCGTCTGCAGGGTGCGGCGCTCTTCTGCATCGGCTTGGCGATGTTGGTGATCGGCGTCGCCGTGCCCGCTACTCAGATCGGAAACTTCCCGGTCCTGAGTGTGATCGGATTCGTCGTCATGTTCGGGGCCGCGGTTTTCGCCATCATCGGAAGCCGGCGCTCCGAGGCGAGCGCCGCCGGGCAAGGGGGACCGGGCGCATCCAGCGGCCGCACTCGTCGCCCCCGCGCCGCCGGATCGTTCGCGCAGCGCATGGAAGAGCGATTCCGCCGCCGTTTCGACAACTGA
- the mraZ gene encoding division/cell wall cluster transcriptional repressor MraZ: protein MFLGTYTPKLDDKGRLTLPAKFRDALAGGLMVTKSQDHSLAVYPRAEFEQLARKAATASRSNPEARAFLRNLAAATDEQHPDAQGRITLSADHRRYADLSKDCVVIGSVDYLEIWDAAKWQQYLEEHEENFSAASDESLNGIF from the coding sequence GTGTTTCTCGGTACCTACACGCCCAAGCTCGATGACAAGGGGCGACTCACATTGCCCGCCAAGTTTCGGGACGCGCTAGCGGGAGGGTTGATGGTTACCAAAAGCCAGGACCACAGCCTCGCCGTCTACCCGCGGGCCGAGTTCGAGCAGCTGGCACGTAAGGCCGCCACGGCTTCTCGGAGCAACCCCGAGGCTCGCGCTTTTCTGCGCAACCTGGCGGCGGCCACCGACGAACAGCATCCGGATGCGCAGGGGCGCATCACCCTGTCTGCCGATCACCGCCGATACGCGGATTTGTCCAAGGACTGCGTAGTCATCGGATCCGTTGACTACCTAGAGATTTGGGATGCTGCGAAGTGGCAGCAGTACCTGGAGGAACACGAAGAGAATTTCTCGGCGGCCAGCGATGAATCCCTCAA